In Flavobacterium sp. CBA20B-1, one DNA window encodes the following:
- the ccoG gene encoding cytochrome c oxidase accessory protein CcoG, with protein MSEDHNNFRDRLGTVDEEGKRVWVYPKKPAGKFYNKRKWVSYFLLLILLASPFVKINGNQFFLFNVLERKFSFFGFTFWPQDFYIVVIGMIIGIVFVALFTVVFGRIFCGWICPQTIFMEMVFRRIEYWIEGDRGAQIRLNKQEWNAEKIRKKALKWFVFFIVSFVIANVFLSYIVGSDHVLSMIINGPVNNISTFVSLIIFTAVFYFVFVWFREQVCIIACPYGRLQGVLLDEKTIVVAYDYKRGEAENGRAKFRKNEDRNEKGLGDCIDCAQCVHVCPTGIDIRNGTQLECVNCTACIDACDFMMESVNLPKGLIRYASESEIAKKEKFVFTTRMKGYTAVLLILIGILSGLLFMRSDVEAKILRLPGQLFEHKGDYISNVYTYKIANKSTQNFDNVTIKLAHPEGKIELVGKKSIQIPKEDMAQGTLFIEIPQAVLKSDKTEVQIEVYNNEELIDQTKTNFMSPRSFN; from the coding sequence ATGAGTGAAGATCACAACAACTTTAGAGACCGATTAGGTACGGTTGACGAAGAAGGAAAAAGAGTTTGGGTATATCCAAAAAAACCTGCCGGAAAATTTTATAACAAACGCAAATGGGTCAGCTATTTTTTACTACTGATTTTGCTGGCATCGCCTTTTGTAAAAATCAACGGCAATCAGTTTTTTTTGTTTAATGTTTTAGAGCGAAAATTTTCGTTTTTTGGATTCACTTTCTGGCCACAAGATTTTTATATCGTTGTGATTGGTATGATCATCGGTATTGTGTTTGTGGCACTGTTCACAGTGGTTTTTGGAAGGATTTTTTGTGGTTGGATCTGCCCGCAAACCATTTTTATGGAAATGGTTTTTAGAAGGATTGAATATTGGATAGAAGGCGACCGCGGAGCACAAATTCGCTTGAATAAACAAGAATGGAATGCTGAAAAAATCCGTAAAAAAGCGTTAAAGTGGTTCGTGTTTTTTATAGTTTCTTTTGTTATAGCCAACGTTTTTCTATCGTATATTGTAGGCAGCGACCATGTTCTATCAATGATTATAAACGGGCCAGTAAACAATATTTCTACATTTGTATCACTCATTATTTTCACAGCCGTATTTTATTTTGTATTTGTATGGTTTCGCGAACAAGTGTGCATCATCGCTTGTCCGTATGGCAGGTTGCAAGGGGTTTTGTTAGATGAAAAAACCATTGTGGTTGCTTATGATTACAAACGAGGAGAAGCTGAAAACGGTCGGGCAAAATTTCGAAAAAATGAAGATCGAAACGAAAAAGGTTTAGGCGATTGTATCGATTGTGCACAATGTGTACATGTTTGCCCAACAGGAATTGATATTCGCAACGGCACCCAATTGGAATGTGTAAACTGCACAGCGTGTATCGATGCTTGTGATTTTATGATGGAATCGGTAAATCTTCCAAAAGGATTAATCAGATACGCCTCTGAAAGCGAAATAGCAAAAAAAGAAAAATTTGTATTCACTACACGCATGAAAGGCTATACGGCTGTTTTGCTGATTCTTATTGGAATTTTAAGCGGATTGCTGTTTATGCGAAGCGATGTAGAAGCAAAAATTCTTCGCTTACCTGGTCAGCTATTTGAACATAAAGGCGATTATATCAGCAATGTATATACCTATAAAATAGCAAACAAATCAACCCAAAATTTTGATAATGTTACCATAAAACTGGCTCATCCAGAAGGAAAAATTGAATTGGTTGGGAAAAAATCAATCCAAATCCCAAAAGAAGATATGGCACAAGGAACGTTGTTCATCGAAATTCCACAAGCCGTTTTAAAAAGCGACAAAACAGAAGTGCAAATAGAGGTGTATAACAATGAAGAATTAATCGATCAAACAAAAACAAACTTTATGAGTCCACGAAGTTTTAATTAA
- a CDS encoding FixH family protein → MKFNWGTGIVIGIAAFMIFILQYVIRVQIDARYDNELVTEQYYQKETEVNSNYSKQQNANKLADAFQIKTTSQGIAIYFPKDFNPQEIIGTVSLYRPSNQAFDQTIPIELSSNYLLIPKSRLIDGRWDISIDFSYKGTDYLKQQTLHL, encoded by the coding sequence ATGAAATTTAATTGGGGAACAGGCATCGTAATTGGTATTGCGGCATTTATGATTTTTATACTGCAATACGTGATTCGTGTGCAAATAGACGCACGTTATGACAACGAATTGGTAACAGAGCAATATTACCAAAAAGAAACCGAGGTGAATAGCAATTATTCCAAACAGCAAAATGCCAACAAATTGGCTGATGCTTTTCAGATAAAAACCACATCACAAGGAATAGCAATTTATTTTCCAAAGGATTTCAATCCGCAAGAAATAATAGGAACAGTATCCCTTTACAGGCCGTCTAATCAAGCTTTTGATCAAACAATTCCCATAGAATTGTCATCAAACTACTTGCTTATACCTAAATCTCGCTTGATAGATGGTCGTTGGGATATTAGCATTGATTTTTCTTACAAGGGCACCGATTATTTAAAACAACAAACACTCCATTTGTAA
- a CDS encoding sulfite exporter TauE/SafE family protein, giving the protein MIIPLLLGLLSSLHCVAMCGPIALALPVHQFSTTKKTLLIVLYHLGRISVYTLLGVVFGTIGKGLFITGFQQQTSIILGICLIISVLFLNEKRLQQSLLKFNSKGYMKFKSVFGAYLKKRTAFSLYVLGLLNGLLPCAMIYMALFGATATQGGVYGGLFMLWYGLGTIPLLTVLIWMSSWINKYFKNKLQKAVPVFLTFTGILLILRGLDLAIPYVSPSTLQLFISANPQCF; this is encoded by the coding sequence ATGATCATACCATTGTTATTGGGTTTGCTAAGCAGTCTGCATTGTGTGGCCATGTGCGGACCCATTGCTTTGGCATTACCTGTACACCAGTTTTCCACCACCAAAAAAACACTCTTAATTGTGCTGTATCATTTGGGTAGAATATCAGTATATACGTTGCTGGGCGTTGTTTTTGGAACGATAGGAAAAGGGTTGTTTATCACAGGTTTTCAACAACAAACATCGATTATTTTGGGGATTTGTTTAATAATAAGTGTACTTTTTTTAAATGAAAAAAGGTTGCAACAATCACTCTTAAAGTTCAATTCAAAAGGATATATGAAGTTTAAAAGTGTGTTTGGAGCATACCTTAAAAAGCGGACCGCCTTTTCTTTATATGTTTTGGGACTACTAAATGGCTTGTTGCCTTGCGCCATGATTTATATGGCATTGTTTGGAGCAACTGCCACTCAAGGTGGGGTATATGGTGGTTTGTTCATGCTTTGGTATGGTTTGGGAACCATTCCGTTGCTAACCGTTTTAATTTGGATGAGCAGTTGGATTAATAAATACTTTAAAAATAAATTGCAAAAAGCAGTACCTGTATTTTTAACTTTTACAGGAATTTTATTGATTTTAAGAGGATTAGATTTAGCAATTCCGTATGTTTCTCCATCCACCTTACAACTTTTTATATCTGCAAATCCGCAATGCTTTTGA
- a CDS encoding MutS-related protein codes for MYSKISQEQEIILKKLLKQKNAISFTRIVLLAASVYFLYLMLYRKQEVFGWMALVFIVLFILVVTVYLKLQSKVAYHKTLKQINTNELSFLSGTHQFNDGLAYQNPQHAFSYDLDLFGPHSIFQFINRTGTFLGEEALAESLQQIPTADYILQKQEAIKELAPNLTFRQHFQALSHLADTAKEDDLAIKKWSESSIQNPPKGNQILAIAFPVLLFLSILGWIFNLHVVFPKLVFLFFTLNLIAMGSFSRFIMKEIGKSDKISNTLMQYSKMLQAFESQSFQSKHLQLLQNQLKFKQNTAFEIVTQLANHFEKLNTIANLFVFIAFNGLFQYHFWVYKKLQNWKSNHQKQLWEYMKILGEVEALNSLANFAYNNSDYQYPNISSDQITFENLGHPLIPKEKRVRNSIDFHNKSFVILTGSNMSGKSTFLRTIGINLVLSYCGAPIDAQQASVYPLPLWVSMRLTDSLSDSESFFFAEVKRLKQIVTKAEKQPIFVLLDEILKGTNSNDKQSGTIGVIEKLHQMNVLGVIATHDLEVCETTNKYPETMENKCFEVEIINNELHFDYLLKDGICQNKNATFIMKKMEII; via the coding sequence ATGTATTCAAAAATAAGCCAAGAACAAGAGATCATCTTAAAAAAGTTATTAAAGCAAAAAAACGCTATCAGCTTTACACGTATTGTTTTATTAGCAGCTTCGGTTTATTTTTTATATTTAATGCTCTACCGCAAACAAGAAGTTTTTGGGTGGATGGCATTGGTTTTTATTGTTTTGTTTATACTAGTGGTAACGGTTTATTTGAAATTGCAAAGCAAAGTTGCCTATCACAAAACATTAAAGCAAATCAATACCAACGAACTTTCTTTTTTATCGGGAACACATCAGTTTAACGATGGTTTGGCGTATCAAAATCCGCAACATGCTTTTTCTTATGATTTAGATTTGTTTGGACCGCATTCTATTTTTCAGTTCATCAATCGCACGGGAACATTTTTGGGAGAAGAAGCTTTGGCTGAAAGTTTACAGCAAATTCCCACTGCCGATTACATCCTTCAAAAACAAGAAGCAATAAAGGAATTAGCACCTAATTTAACATTTCGCCAGCATTTTCAAGCGTTATCACACTTGGCTGATACTGCAAAAGAAGATGATTTGGCCATAAAAAAGTGGAGCGAATCATCCATTCAAAATCCACCAAAAGGCAATCAAATTTTAGCAATTGCTTTTCCTGTTTTACTATTTTTATCGATTCTTGGCTGGATTTTTAATCTGCACGTAGTTTTTCCAAAATTGGTATTCTTGTTTTTTACGCTGAATTTAATTGCCATGGGAAGTTTTAGCAGATTCATCATGAAAGAAATCGGTAAAAGTGACAAAATTTCCAACACATTAATGCAATATTCTAAAATGTTGCAGGCTTTTGAAAGTCAATCTTTTCAATCAAAACACCTGCAATTGCTGCAAAATCAACTCAAATTCAAACAAAATACGGCTTTCGAAATTGTAACCCAATTGGCCAATCACTTTGAAAAACTGAACACAATTGCCAATTTATTTGTTTTTATAGCATTTAATGGTTTGTTTCAGTATCATTTTTGGGTGTATAAAAAGTTGCAAAACTGGAAAAGCAACCATCAAAAACAATTGTGGGAATATATGAAAATTCTAGGTGAGGTAGAGGCATTAAACAGCTTGGCAAATTTTGCCTATAACAATTCCGATTATCAATATCCCAACATTTCTTCAGACCAAATCACTTTTGAAAATTTGGGTCATCCGTTAATTCCAAAAGAAAAAAGAGTCCGAAATTCGATAGATTTCCACAATAAAAGCTTTGTGATTTTAACAGGAAGCAATATGAGCGGTAAAAGTACTTTTTTGCGAACCATTGGTATTAATTTGGTTTTAAGTTATTGTGGCGCGCCAATCGATGCGCAACAAGCAAGCGTTTATCCTTTGCCATTGTGGGTTTCGATGCGATTAACCGATTCGCTTTCAGATAGTGAATCGTTCTTTTTTGCCGAAGTAAAACGATTGAAACAAATCGTTACCAAAGCAGAAAAACAACCCATTTTTGTTTTGCTAGACGAGATTTTAAAGGGAACGAATTCCAATGACAAGCAATCGGGAACCATTGGCGTGATTGAAAAACTGCATCAGATGAATGTGTTGGGAGTGATTGCCACACACGATTTGGAAGTATGCGAAACCACAAATAAATATCCCGAAACTATGGAAAATAAATGTTTCGAGGTGGAAATAATTAACAATGAACTCCATTTTGATTATTTGCTTAAAGACGGTATCTGCCAAAATAAAAATGCGACATTCATTATGAAAAAAATGGAGATTATTTAA
- a CDS encoding HutD family protein — translation MKITKISKDFLNPTVWDGGETYEYFIYPPGSNYSERNFLFRISVATIIKAPSIFTRFENYQRFLLMLNGDLHVYQNGKEAFYNPNIIFQFDSNDTIQSFSEGIDFNFMAHKNAISNMIQTNNTQVLSNSFVFIFAKEPMNLSINSHEYHLQPNDLLVINNEQHQEIRINLHAKAIIGYCNKI, via the coding sequence ATGAAAATTACTAAAATTTCAAAAGATTTTTTAAATCCAACAGTTTGGGACGGAGGCGAAACCTATGAATATTTTATTTATCCGCCTGGATCGAATTATTCAGAACGAAATTTTTTGTTTCGAATAAGCGTGGCAACCATCATAAAAGCACCTTCTATTTTTACTCGGTTTGAAAATTACCAGCGTTTTTTGTTGATGTTAAATGGTGATTTGCATGTGTATCAAAATGGAAAAGAGGCATTTTACAATCCAAACATTATTTTTCAATTTGATTCGAACGATACCATTCAATCGTTTTCTGAAGGTATTGATTTTAATTTTATGGCGCACAAAAACGCAATTTCCAACATGATACAGACTAATAACACGCAGGTTTTATCAAACAGTTTTGTATTTATCTTTGCCAAAGAACCCATGAATTTAAGTATAAACAGTCACGAATACCACCTTCAACCGAATGATTTATTGGTCATCAATAATGAGCAGCACCAAGAAATACGGATAAATTTGCATGCAAAGGCAATAATAGGATATTGTAACAAAATTTGA
- a CDS encoding winged helix-turn-helix domain-containing protein has product MSIISGLNKEFESRVRLGMMSVLMVNDWVDFTEMKNLLQVTDGNLASHSTALEKHEYIEIKKEFVGKKPRTSYKITEAGKLAFQQHLAFLEKIMRQ; this is encoded by the coding sequence ATGAGTATAATTAGCGGTTTAAATAAAGAATTTGAAAGCAGAGTGCGCTTGGGAATGATGTCGGTTCTTATGGTGAACGATTGGGTAGATTTTACCGAAATGAAAAATCTGCTGCAAGTGACCGATGGCAATCTTGCAAGCCATTCTACCGCCTTAGAAAAACACGAATATATCGAAATTAAGAAAGAATTTGTGGGTAAAAAACCGCGAACATCCTATAAAATTACCGAAGCAGGCAAGTTGGCATTTCAGCAACATCTTGCTTTCCTCGAAAAAATAATGAGACAGTAA
- a CDS encoding DUF4153 domain-containing protein: MKKQFLIFGSAILFTILFYDQELGLNLSVFALLLVVTQLVMHPKLIHNKKALVLAACVVAASVSNAWLLSVATVFTVVITSFVFRYFVVDPQMKLISNAFNFVLSWPAFVVRFFKVDEWLEFKKDDSKKTIIKLFSYVVIPLVILSVFFGLYVSSSEWLSKWYNRYEWNINGLIIFTILLGFYISFVFWHIKSFNFIKVIDKNLKFHFSRTEQTALKPTFNYIPVAFEMRSGVITLASLNAMLLFFIVVFNIENAQQNIQHISEYSSRTHSQIYLIIVSVFLAMAVVLFFFKNTLNFIKNNKWLLQLTKIWIALNSLLICSAFYQNSVYISSLGLTYKRLGVYLFLIICFVGLLYSYLKVQHKKTNFYLIDRMSWVLFYSLVGCSLFNWGNIITHYNLQKETADLNYLMNLSGNEKALIDYYKKQHMEVPEYLLNLLKYYDELPLLSKQLYYSNF; the protein is encoded by the coding sequence ATGAAAAAACAATTTTTAATTTTTGGCAGCGCTATTTTGTTTACCATTTTGTTCTATGATCAAGAATTGGGGTTAAACCTATCTGTTTTTGCCCTACTTTTGGTAGTAACACAATTGGTAATGCACCCTAAGTTGATTCACAATAAAAAAGCGTTAGTGTTGGCAGCATGTGTTGTCGCAGCAAGTGTTTCAAATGCTTGGTTACTTTCGGTTGCAACTGTTTTTACCGTTGTAATCACCTCGTTTGTGTTTCGCTATTTTGTGGTGGATCCACAAATGAAATTAATTTCCAATGCGTTTAATTTTGTATTGAGTTGGCCGGCGTTTGTGGTTCGGTTTTTTAAGGTAGATGAATGGTTGGAGTTTAAAAAAGATGATTCTAAGAAAACAATCATCAAGCTGTTTTCCTATGTGGTTATTCCTTTGGTTATTCTTTCGGTTTTCTTCGGATTATATGTTTCATCAAGTGAATGGCTTAGTAAATGGTATAATCGGTACGAATGGAACATTAACGGATTAATTATTTTTACCATATTATTGGGGTTTTATATCAGTTTTGTTTTTTGGCACATCAAAAGCTTCAACTTTATAAAAGTGATTGATAAAAACCTGAAATTTCACTTTTCACGCACCGAGCAAACTGCTTTAAAACCCACATTCAATTATATTCCTGTAGCTTTTGAAATGCGAAGCGGTGTTATTACACTTGCTAGTTTAAATGCAATGCTTTTATTTTTTATTGTGGTTTTCAACATAGAAAATGCACAGCAAAACATCCAACACATTTCCGAATACAGCAGTCGTACGCACAGTCAAATCTATTTAATCATTGTATCGGTTTTCTTGGCAATGGCAGTTGTTTTGTTTTTCTTTAAGAATACTTTGAATTTTATTAAAAACAATAAGTGGTTGTTGCAACTTACAAAAATTTGGATTGCATTGAATTCACTGCTGATTTGTTCCGCATTTTATCAAAATTCAGTTTATATCAGCTCGTTGGGGTTGACCTATAAACGATTAGGTGTGTATTTGTTTTTAATTATTTGCTTTGTAGGATTGCTTTATTCCTATCTAAAAGTGCAGCATAAAAAAACTAATTTTTATTTAATAGACCGCATGTCGTGGGTGCTTTTTTACAGTTTGGTTGGTTGTTCGCTTTTTAATTGGGGCAATATTATAACGCATTACAACTTACAAAAAGAAACAGCCGATTTGAATTATCTAATGAATTTGTCTGGAAACGAAAAAGCACTGATTGATTATTACAAAAAACAGCATATGGAAGTTCCGGAATATCTTTTAAACCTATTAAAATATTATGATGAATTACCGCTTTTATCGAAGCAGTTGTATTATAGTAATTTTTAA